The following coding sequences are from one Bifidobacterium sp. window:
- a CDS encoding amino acid ABC transporter permease: MGADLSHLLNAYGTQFLSSYWVSLRIALLAFAGGFLLGTLLTVARVSPIPPLRGAVNVYVETFRNAPVLCVLIFIVYALPDLGVVIDYEPSVIIALILVSSAFACDNLRTGINTIDAGQIEAARALGMGFGPIVSSIVLPQAFRSVIQPMVTLFISVVISSSAGSLVPLAHKELTGLVAEINNHEALGILTFLIASLLYVCTGLVIAFFGRKVERRLAIWR, translated from the coding sequence ATGGGAGCTGATCTCAGCCACCTGCTAAATGCATATGGTACGCAGTTCTTAAGTAGTTATTGGGTTTCTCTGCGTATTGCCTTGCTTGCCTTTGCTGGCGGGTTTCTGTTGGGTACATTATTGACGGTTGCCAGAGTGAGCCCAATCCCACCTCTACGTGGGGCTGTAAATGTGTATGTCGAGACTTTCCGTAATGCACCGGTGCTTTGCGTGTTAATTTTTATTGTGTATGCCTTGCCTGATTTAGGTGTGGTTATTGATTACGAGCCGAGCGTTATTATCGCGCTCATTTTGGTGTCTTCTGCCTTTGCCTGTGATAATTTGCGCACTGGTATTAACACCATAGACGCAGGCCAGATTGAGGCGGCTCGTGCATTAGGAATGGGGTTTGGCCCGATTGTGAGTTCAATCGTGCTACCTCAGGCTTTCCGTAGTGTCATACAGCCTATGGTCACGTTGTTTATATCGGTTGTTATAAGCTCCTCTGCAGGTTCTCTGGTTCCTTTGGCGCATAAGGAGTTGACTGGTCTGGTTGCTGAAATTAACAACCACGAGGCCTTGGGCATTCTCACCTTCCTCATTGCTTCTTTGCTATATGTGTGTACAGGGCTAGTAATTGCTTTCTTCGGACGTAAAGTCGAAAGGAGACTAGCGATATGGCGATGA
- a CDS encoding amino acid ABC transporter permease, giving the protein MAMTRTERALFEIGGPKTRRRILIGTIISAVLLAVLLAWVIYRFYEKGQLDYRYWYFFAQSNVLAFLGAGLLGTMRAALGAGAIALVVGMFLMLCRTSSIKPLSWIATTLIEFLRGTPTLLFIYFLFLVPAQFGVHMSTYWMVVIPTSAYASAVLAEVYRAGVAAVPSGQKEAGISLGLSDSQNFRFIVMPQMLRIVTPTLVAQLVVVVKDTTFGYVVTYPELMVNAKVVIANFSSLVPVYLVVAIIYVLINYAISQCANWLSHRNSIDILV; this is encoded by the coding sequence ATGGCGATGACACGTACTGAGCGGGCGCTGTTCGAAATTGGCGGACCGAAAACACGTCGGCGTATTCTGATCGGCACGATTATCAGCGCTGTCCTCTTGGCGGTACTTCTTGCATGGGTTATATATCGTTTTTATGAGAAGGGTCAGCTCGATTATCGCTATTGGTATTTTTTTGCGCAAAGCAATGTATTAGCATTTCTTGGTGCTGGCCTGTTGGGTACCATGCGTGCAGCCCTAGGAGCCGGAGCCATAGCGTTGGTTGTTGGTATGTTCCTGATGCTTTGCCGGACTTCAAGCATCAAACCATTGTCTTGGATAGCCACCACACTTATTGAGTTTCTTCGTGGTACGCCAACGCTGTTGTTCATTTACTTTTTGTTCTTAGTCCCTGCACAGTTTGGTGTGCATATGAGCACCTATTGGATGGTTGTCATTCCAACTTCTGCATATGCGTCTGCTGTGCTGGCAGAGGTCTACAGAGCTGGTGTGGCTGCGGTGCCTAGTGGACAGAAAGAAGCAGGAATATCTCTTGGTCTTTCTGACTCACAAAATTTCCGATTTATTGTCATGCCTCAGATGCTGCGAATAGTTACACCGACTTTGGTAGCCCAGTTAGTTGTTGTCGTGAAGGACACAACTTTCGGATATGTAGTGACATATCCAGAGTTGATGGTGAACGCGAAGGTAGTGATTGCCAACTTCAGCAGTTTGGTACCTGTATATCTTGTGGTGGCAATTATCTATGTGTTAATTAACTATGCTATTTCACAGTGTGCTAACTGGCTTTCGCATAGAAACAGCATCGATATTTTGGTGTAA
- a CDS encoding glycerophosphodiester phosphodiesterase family protein: MGFAKNVRRLALSGVAAAGIGTWALAPRGPRGRANSRVSATPNGVPGQEIYEDSPIPDVYFAHRGLHDTGSGLTAGYLPESVDYVTLAREMAQKAGYGIGFNGPIAPENSLASFAAACEAGFGIELDIQLTKDGHVVVIHDDNLLRVAGVNRRISDLTYAQLCRIPLFPSPAKAGDDHVEGLTDQIPDSQDDQQYAQYVPLLTEVLNVVDGRVPLIVEYKMGDSFDEELMKRGDIILRGYQGPYVIESFHPMAVNWYRIHRPDVCRGQLSEPKSFSFTNSQEVKQSLAGNLLFNWLGRPDFIAYDWHGGDNFPLRTARSLGAITVSWTVRSGAEQEASSPYFDYMIFESFVPLA, from the coding sequence ATGGGCTTCGCAAAAAATGTTCGTAGACTTGCACTATCTGGAGTTGCGGCAGCAGGTATTGGCACCTGGGCTTTGGCTCCAAGAGGCCCAAGAGGAAGAGCTAATTCGCGGGTTAGCGCCACTCCTAACGGAGTACCTGGCCAAGAAATATATGAAGATAGCCCAATTCCTGATGTCTATTTTGCTCACCGCGGGTTGCACGACACTGGTTCAGGGCTCACAGCCGGCTATCTGCCTGAGAGTGTTGACTATGTCACGTTGGCCCGTGAAATGGCTCAGAAGGCCGGATATGGCATAGGATTCAACGGTCCGATTGCACCAGAGAATTCTCTTGCCTCATTTGCAGCAGCCTGTGAAGCTGGGTTTGGTATCGAGCTAGATATTCAATTAACCAAGGATGGCCACGTCGTTGTGATCCATGACGATAACCTGCTCAGAGTGGCAGGAGTTAACCGCAGAATATCCGATTTAACCTATGCACAGTTGTGCAGAATTCCTTTGTTCCCTAGCCCTGCCAAAGCAGGTGACGATCACGTAGAGGGTTTGACTGACCAGATTCCGGACAGTCAGGATGACCAACAGTACGCGCAATACGTTCCGCTACTGACGGAGGTGCTCAACGTCGTTGATGGTCGCGTCCCGCTAATCGTGGAATACAAGATGGGCGATAGTTTTGACGAAGAATTGATGAAGCGTGGAGATATTATTCTTCGTGGTTATCAAGGCCCTTACGTTATAGAATCTTTTCACCCTATGGCAGTGAACTGGTATCGTATTCATCGGCCAGATGTCTGCAGAGGCCAGTTGTCCGAGCCGAAATCCTTCTCGTTCACCAACTCTCAGGAAGTTAAGCAGTCCTTAGCGGGTAATTTGCTATTCAATTGGTTGGGGCGTCCAGATTTTATTGCTTATGACTGGCACGGCGGCGACAATTTCCCACTGCGCACAGCACGCTCTTTAGGCGCGATTACTGTCTCATGGACGGTTCGTAGCGGTGCAGAGCAAGAGGCTTCGAGTCCCTATTTCGATTACATGATTTTCGAATCATTCGTGCCTTTAGCCTAA
- the upp gene encoding uracil phosphoribosyltransferase, with amino-acid sequence MELNVLQHPLVEHKLTVLRNKNTPSNTFRELVSELVMLEAYEATRNLDITDYPIETPVASMVGKKLSTPRPMVVPVLRAGLGMLDGMTRLLPTAEVGFLGMKRDENTLDIITYANRLPEDLSGRQCFLLDPMLATGGTLIAATHYLAERGAKDVTAINIIAAPEGLDRLREEIDPSIDFKVVVCAVDEKLNEKSYIVPGLGDAGDRLYGVID; translated from the coding sequence ATGGAATTAAACGTATTGCAACATCCTCTGGTTGAGCACAAGCTCACCGTCCTGCGAAATAAGAACACTCCTTCTAATACCTTCCGCGAGCTGGTAAGCGAGCTGGTCATGTTGGAAGCATACGAAGCGACCCGTAATCTCGACATCACTGACTATCCTATCGAAACCCCCGTGGCTTCAATGGTCGGCAAGAAACTGAGCACGCCACGACCAATGGTGGTTCCAGTACTGCGTGCAGGTCTGGGCATGCTCGACGGCATGACACGTCTGCTCCCCACAGCTGAAGTCGGATTCTTAGGAATGAAGCGAGATGAGAATACACTCGACATCATCACCTATGCGAACAGGCTGCCCGAAGATCTTTCAGGGCGTCAGTGCTTTCTGCTTGACCCAATGCTCGCAACTGGTGGCACCCTAATCGCCGCTACACATTATTTGGCTGAACGCGGCGCCAAAGATGTAACTGCTATCAACATCATTGCTGCGCCTGAAGGTCTTGATAGACTCCGCGAAGAAATCGACCCCAGCATCGATTTCAAAGTGGTCGTGTGCGCGGTTGACGAGAAGCTGAACGAAAAATCATACATCGTCCCAGGTCTGGGTGATGCAGGTGATCGTTTGTATGGAGTTATCGACTAG
- a CDS encoding thymidine phosphorylase, whose protein sequence is MSIDSFASGSVHSSSHSFSSARLGSNRPARPAQLDQAVADHLAGGVDPQQISELSHTSAASLLDRVHHSEDPQVVQRVLSLIDHEGIDVVAELWSRSEADSLPGILWRLYTLRTWMHRNRESISLLWRSGEPFDTAASAIVGIDQAPVASDIAKTADSILSGAFTGDFAVALERACVFCEVIASGLSREADRRGKESISQEALGVDSGDPKVASMLKTSRNLSGTAKDFKHGASLWRRGKLE, encoded by the coding sequence TTGTCTATTGATTCTTTCGCTTCAGGCTCTGTTCACTCATCATCCCACTCGTTCTCATCTGCACGCCTTGGGTCAAATCGACCCGCACGCCCTGCCCAGCTTGATCAAGCTGTTGCAGACCACCTTGCAGGTGGAGTGGACCCTCAGCAAATCAGTGAACTTAGCCATACATCAGCTGCCTCACTCCTTGATCGCGTACACCATAGCGAAGATCCACAAGTTGTTCAGCGCGTACTCTCACTGATAGATCATGAGGGCATCGACGTCGTAGCCGAACTGTGGAGCAGATCCGAAGCTGATTCCTTACCTGGAATCCTTTGGCGCCTCTACACACTTCGCACATGGATGCATCGTAACCGCGAGTCCATCAGTTTGCTATGGCGATCAGGTGAACCTTTTGATACAGCCGCTTCTGCGATTGTCGGCATCGACCAAGCCCCTGTTGCATCTGATATTGCTAAAACAGCAGATTCAATTCTTTCGGGTGCTTTTACTGGGGATTTCGCAGTGGCACTCGAACGCGCATGTGTATTCTGCGAGGTCATTGCTAGCGGACTGTCCCGTGAAGCCGACCGCCGTGGCAAGGAAAGTATCAGCCAAGAAGCTCTAGGCGTAGACAGCGGCGATCCCAAAGTTGCTTCTATGTTGAAAACTTCTCGAAACTTATCGGGCACAGCCAAGGATTTCAAGCACGGAGCATCATTGTGGCGTAGAGGCAAACTGGAATAA